In a genomic window of Mucilaginibacter sp. KACC 22063:
- a CDS encoding SusC/RagA family TonB-linked outer membrane protein: MNKKITHDLLKNFLFLFVTAFLLHVQAFAQSNIKVFGTVLDENGRPLPGVTVHIKNSNQGVSTDVDGKYILSAPKGTVLVFSFIGYFPQEKTIGDAANISVQLKPQSNMLNEVVAIGYQSVRKSDVTGAISSVKASELNLSAPTLGQALVGKVAGVQISQTDGAPYQSTKIRVRGVGSFNASSDPLYVIDGYPAGNNININPEDIETIDILKDAASAAIYGSRASGGVVIITTKHGKEGKGKFEYDLQTGFGQLAKKVDLLNSDQFAQLVIDGRNNTYHDLWVNGGHTWNDAMYSDNNATRVANVGNASSVQIPTYIYNFSSQQAIPQTVNTDWQDELYHNAFFQRHNLSFSGGGNGVRYYISGNYQNQDGIIRTSGQERYNFRANIDGDVNRRLHIAANVSYTQNTNKEIQEGRFDHGPILGALIYMPFFPAYNADGTLATNRAASESAAYGWQSIENPVALAERTKITRRGYRSTYNAAASYLIMPGFTFKANLGTQTYNEKYDYYLPTSLSSGANPPGSPQAVAAATAAAQTTSTNDQLGEFTLNYNKKFGKHSIDALAGYTAQRTSSDILSVYARGFQNDNIQEITAKGADPSNFTLVTTSNPQSGMGLSPTAKSTYTLLSYLGRINYNYDQKYFLTGSFRADGSSRFGPLNRYGYFPSVAAGWSLSNESFYHNWLGDQSTVKLRASWGLSGNYNIGNYNTLQTMSSPTGVVFGNNIATATYPGGIKDAGLSWESTSQYNFGTDLGLLKGRLFVIANYYLSYSYNLLYNQPISAISGSTTILTNLRDSKIRNNGLDLQLDGRVINGRDFKFNASGNISVNRNKVVKLPGNNTIIVNGAERSYLTNITTQGQPVGMFYGFKVAGMVTPQNISKVPPSASSTNPVKPGDLYFVDTNGDGVINDADKTVIGSPYPDFTYGFALNASYKGFDFTTAFNGSKGNKVLDGQDYYLFNMEGSGNQYSVVADRYRNAANPGNGEVYRASRGGTQSNSTRLSTFYLQDGSFLRCTNINLGYTLPANLLTNIGVSKLRIYASVVNAFTITKYKGYNPEVDYNYSSGGSNNTQPANLAPGIDYGVYPLVRSYNLGVNVTF, from the coding sequence ATGAATAAAAAGATTACTCACGATCTTTTGAAGAACTTTCTTTTTTTATTCGTGACGGCTTTTTTACTTCATGTGCAGGCATTTGCACAGAGTAATATAAAAGTCTTCGGTACAGTTTTAGACGAAAATGGCCGCCCGCTTCCGGGTGTTACCGTACACATTAAAAACTCTAATCAGGGCGTATCAACAGACGTAGATGGTAAATACATTTTATCAGCGCCTAAAGGCACTGTACTTGTTTTTTCTTTCATAGGATACTTTCCGCAAGAGAAAACGATTGGCGATGCCGCAAACATCAGCGTGCAGTTAAAGCCACAATCAAACATGCTGAACGAAGTAGTTGCTATCGGTTACCAATCGGTACGTAAAAGCGATGTTACCGGTGCCATCTCAAGTGTTAAAGCCAGCGAGTTAAATCTTTCTGCACCAACACTTGGCCAGGCTTTGGTAGGTAAAGTAGCAGGTGTACAAATATCACAAACAGACGGTGCACCTTATCAAAGCACCAAGATCCGCGTACGCGGTGTAGGCTCATTTAATGCCAGCTCAGACCCGCTTTATGTTATCGATGGTTATCCGGCAGGTAATAATATCAACATTAACCCCGAGGATATTGAAACCATTGACATTTTAAAGGATGCTGCATCTGCGGCCATTTATGGTTCAAGGGCATCAGGCGGTGTGGTAATCATTACCACCAAACATGGTAAAGAGGGTAAAGGTAAATTTGAATATGACCTGCAAACTGGTTTTGGCCAGCTGGCAAAAAAGGTTGACCTTTTAAATTCAGATCAGTTTGCACAATTGGTGATTGACGGGCGTAACAACACTTATCATGATCTTTGGGTAAACGGTGGTCATACCTGGAACGATGCCATGTATTCTGATAACAATGCTACCCGTGTAGCCAATGTTGGTAACGCAAGCAGTGTACAGATCCCTACTTATATCTATAATTTTTCAAGCCAGCAGGCTATTCCACAAACAGTAAATACCGATTGGCAGGACGAGCTTTATCATAATGCATTTTTCCAGCGCCATAACCTTTCATTCTCAGGCGGTGGTAATGGTGTGCGTTATTATATTAGCGGTAACTACCAGAACCAGGACGGTATCATACGTACCAGCGGCCAGGAGCGTTATAACTTCCGTGCCAATATAGACGGTGATGTTAACAGACGTTTACATATTGCAGCAAACGTTTCTTATACTCAAAATACAAATAAAGAAATTCAGGAAGGCCGATTTGACCATGGTCCAATTTTAGGTGCATTAATTTATATGCCGTTTTTCCCGGCCTATAACGCCGACGGGACTTTGGCTACTAACCGGGCAGCATCTGAATCTGCTGCTTACGGATGGCAGTCGATAGAGAACCCGGTTGCATTAGCCGAGCGCACAAAAATTACCCGGCGCGGTTACCGCAGCACCTACAATGCCGCTGCAAGTTACCTGATTATGCCTGGTTTTACTTTTAAAGCCAACTTAGGTACACAAACGTATAATGAGAAGTATGATTACTACCTGCCAACCAGCTTAAGCAGCGGTGCAAACCCTCCGGGCTCGCCACAGGCTGTTGCTGCTGCTACGGCTGCTGCCCAAACTACCTCTACAAATGACCAGTTGGGAGAATTTACCTTAAATTATAACAAAAAGTTTGGTAAGCATAGCATCGACGCATTAGCAGGTTATACTGCACAGCGAACCAGCAGCGATATTTTAAGCGTTTATGCAAGAGGCTTCCAAAATGATAATATACAGGAAATTACAGCAAAGGGCGCTGATCCGAGCAATTTTACACTGGTAACTACCAGCAACCCGCAATCCGGAATGGGTTTAAGTCCTACTGCGAAATCAACTTATACCTTATTATCATATCTGGGCCGTATAAATTATAACTACGATCAGAAATACTTCCTTACCGGTTCGTTCCGTGCGGACGGTTCTTCACGTTTTGGCCCGTTGAACAGGTATGGCTATTTTCCATCGGTAGCTGCCGGCTGGTCATTATCAAACGAGTCGTTTTATCATAACTGGTTAGGCGATCAGTCTACAGTTAAATTACGTGCAAGCTGGGGTTTAAGCGGTAATTACAATATCGGTAATTACAACACACTGCAAACAATGAGCAGCCCAACCGGTGTTGTATTTGGTAATAACATTGCTACTGCTACCTATCCCGGTGGTATTAAAGATGCTGGCTTAAGCTGGGAAAGCACCTCGCAATATAACTTTGGTACTGATTTAGGTTTATTAAAAGGCAGGTTATTTGTAATTGCCAACTACTACCTCAGTTACTCTTACAACCTGTTATATAATCAGCCGATCTCTGCTATATCTGGCAGCACAACCATCTTAACTAACCTGCGCGATTCTAAAATACGCAATAACGGTTTAGACCTTCAGTTAGACGGCAGGGTTATTAATGGCCGCGACTTTAAGTTTAATGCCAGCGGTAATATCTCTGTTAACCGTAACAAGGTTGTCAAACTGCCAGGTAATAATACCATTATTGTTAACGGCGCAGAGCGTTCTTATTTAACCAATATTACTACACAAGGCCAGCCGGTGGGTATGTTCTATGGCTTTAAGGTAGCTGGTATGGTTACTCCTCAAAACATCAGTAAAGTTCCGCCTTCGGCATCGTCAACAAACCCGGTTAAGCCAGGCGATCTGTATTTTGTTGATACCAACGGCGACGGCGTAATCAATGACGCTGATAAAACTGTGATTGGTTCACCATATCCTGACTTTACTTATGGTTTTGCCCTTAATGCATCTTATAAAGGATTTGATTTTACTACTGCATTTAACGGATCAAAAGGCAACAAGGTGTTAGATGGACAGGATTATTACCTGTTTAACATGGAGGGTTCTGGTAACCAGTACTCGGTAGTAGCCGACCGTTACCGCAACGCTGCTAACCCGGGCAATGGCGAAGTTTACCGTGCATCTCGTGGTGGCACACAAAGTAACAGTACCCGTTTATCAACTTTCTATTTACAGGATGGTTCGTTCCTGCGTTGTACCAATATCAATTTAGGATATACGTTACCGGCTAACCTGTTAACCAACATAGGTGTGAGCAAATTGCGCATCTATGCAAGTGTTGTAAACGCATTTACCATAACTAAGTATAAAGGTTACAACCCTGAGGTTGACTATAACTACTCAAGCGGTGGATCAAACAATACACAGCCTGCCAACCTTGCGCCGGGTATTGATTATGGTGTATATCCACTGGTACGCTCATACAACCTTGGTGTTAATGTTACTTTCTAA
- a CDS encoding RagB/SusD family nutrient uptake outer membrane protein, with translation MKKQNIIIATVGLGLLMGTSCKKDFLQQNDPNAVTVENNFQSPNDILLAVNGIYQSLRSSNNIGESSGLWTDERSDDTGRNDNQSNAGEPFQFNNYSLIPSNTYLKSHWVSLYSTISRANFVLTYIDKVQFSDQNQKAQYTAEAKFLRALMYFHLVRLWGDVPLVTKALTSGDDVTANTFREKQATVYAQIVADLTDAANAPLPNLQTSSTLGRISKAAVNTLLGQVYLTMATTQDQSKRTDNLNNAKTYLLAAYNLRSFGALSSIPYTDVFDVTKKATCPELIWQIDNKQGDINYSSTIAADNQAKGETINSLKPASGVGGNVQHDLINEYESSDPRMAFSVKFANDAIVKDWFITKYRDTSPTASNLGYGGNDWILMRYADVILMLAEVSNYLGNTADAIQYLDMVRTRAGMPTYAVSMTNPTYSSKFPTLKLAILHERRVELAFEHHRWFDLLRTFTTDELVSYFKAKNPADFGAVQLSNFSTKDRYYPIPFDEYKLNPVKMYQNPGY, from the coding sequence ATGAAGAAGCAAAATATAATTATTGCAACCGTGGGTCTGGGTTTGTTAATGGGTACCTCTTGCAAAAAAGATTTCCTGCAACAGAATGATCCTAATGCCGTTACGGTGGAGAATAACTTTCAATCGCCAAACGATATCTTACTTGCTGTAAACGGTATATACCAATCGCTGCGTAGCAGCAATAATATTGGCGAGAGCAGCGGCTTATGGACTGATGAAAGATCTGATGATACAGGCCGTAATGATAACCAATCAAACGCTGGCGAACCATTCCAGTTTAATAACTATTCGCTTATACCAAGCAATACCTATCTTAAAAGCCATTGGGTATCATTATATTCAACCATCAGCCGCGCAAATTTTGTATTAACATATATTGACAAGGTTCAATTCAGCGACCAAAATCAGAAAGCGCAATACACTGCCGAAGCTAAGTTTTTAAGAGCTTTAATGTATTTTCACTTAGTGCGCTTATGGGGCGATGTTCCTTTGGTAACCAAAGCGTTGACCTCTGGTGATGATGTAACTGCGAATACCTTCCGTGAAAAACAAGCTACAGTGTACGCACAGATAGTAGCCGATTTGACTGATGCAGCTAACGCGCCATTGCCAAACCTGCAAACGTCGTCTACTCTGGGCCGTATAAGCAAAGCAGCTGTAAATACGCTTTTAGGTCAGGTATACCTTACTATGGCAACCACTCAGGATCAAAGCAAACGCACAGATAACCTGAACAATGCTAAAACTTATCTTTTGGCGGCGTATAACCTGCGTTCTTTCGGTGCATTAAGTAGCATCCCTTACACAGATGTATTCGATGTAACTAAAAAGGCAACCTGCCCCGAACTGATCTGGCAGATTGACAATAAGCAGGGCGATATCAACTATAGCTCCACTATTGCTGCCGATAACCAGGCAAAAGGCGAAACCATTAACTCGTTAAAACCGGCATCAGGTGTGGGCGGTAACGTTCAGCACGATCTGATTAACGAGTATGAGTCGAGCGATCCGCGTATGGCTTTCTCAGTTAAATTTGCAAACGACGCGATTGTTAAAGACTGGTTTATTACCAAATACCGTGATACCAGCCCTACTGCAAGTAACCTGGGTTATGGTGGTAACGACTGGATTTTAATGCGTTATGCCGATGTAATACTGATGCTTGCAGAAGTAAGCAACTACCTGGGCAATACTGCCGATGCTATCCAGTACCTGGATATGGTACGTACACGTGCAGGTATGCCTACTTACGCCGTATCAATGACCAACCCAACTTACAGCAGCAAGTTCCCTACGCTTAAGCTGGCTATTTTGCACGAACGCCGTGTAGAACTCGCATTTGAGCATCACCGCTGGTTCGATCTTTTGCGTACATTTACCACAGACGAGCTGGTGTCTTATTTTAAAGCTAAAAACCCTGCTGATTTCGGCGCGGTGCAGCTTTCAAACTTTAGTACCAAAGACCGTTATTACCCGATACCGTTTGACGAGTACAAACTTAATCCGGTAAAAATGTATCAAAACCCGGGATATTGA
- a CDS encoding glycoside hydrolase domain-containing protein, whose translation MKYCFLLLSAFFSLTISAQSKKPAASNSPAQMVNVFLGSSGDHGQMSPAASYPFSMLSIGPQTYPNLHMGYEHKAKRFLGFTHNRFEGVGCQGSGGNILIKPFSGDVKQELIKAKEAAGTGYYSVSFTNGIKADLAVEKNSGVEEYQFPANNINGFYIDLSHTLANRFVAEEHTVNANSITGWIDSRTTCNVGTYRVYYTIHFDELVNITTDGDHQLIVFTGKATQVHLRIGLSSVDIAHATAAINKGSYSQLKANSTAAWNNVLSTIKVQGDPERVKLFYSLLYRTVQSPYVVSETDGSYRATNGELKHTDRKVYNGWAIWDNYRTQLPLLSILYTDRYQDITTSIASLYANGKKDYATQHEPSNTVRTEHAMVVLLDAYRKGYKVDFDKIADSLIADAGRLDFSHPDKALESSYDVWALSQIMAATGKKELSANYLQKAADWKKYWDKDFKDIHKSDVDRMQARGLYQGTIWQYRWFVPFDLKGLMDATGGEKEYLSQLDYFFDNDLYNHANEPDIQVPLMYNMTSQPWKSQALMHKYAADTVVQYYFNDNSRGIDPFIDVIYRNAPDTYIRTMDDDAGAMSAWYVFSACGFSPACVGWPVYYLNVPLFKEVQIACANSKYFTVKVENFSNTRRYIQSATLNGKPLKRNWITQQDIVNGGTLVIKSGDTPVKNWGVKDQWVSDINMK comes from the coding sequence ATGAAATATTGCTTTCTGCTCTTATCAGCCTTCTTTTCACTGACTATTTCGGCACAATCTAAAAAGCCTGCTGCTTCAAATTCACCTGCACAAATGGTAAATGTGTTTTTGGGTAGCTCAGGCGATCACGGCCAAATGTCGCCTGCGGCATCCTATCCTTTTAGTATGCTAAGTATCGGGCCGCAAACCTATCCGAATTTACACATGGGGTACGAGCATAAGGCTAAACGCTTTTTAGGATTTACGCATAACCGCTTTGAAGGAGTGGGCTGCCAGGGAAGCGGCGGTAATATCCTGATAAAACCTTTTTCCGGAGATGTAAAGCAAGAGTTGATCAAAGCAAAAGAAGCAGCCGGAACAGGTTATTATTCAGTTTCTTTTACGAATGGTATTAAAGCCGATCTGGCTGTTGAAAAGAATTCGGGTGTTGAGGAGTATCAGTTCCCTGCAAATAATATTAACGGCTTTTATATTGATTTGAGCCATACACTTGCTAACCGTTTTGTGGCAGAAGAACATACTGTTAATGCGAATAGCATTACCGGTTGGATTGACTCGCGTACTACCTGCAATGTGGGCACTTACAGGGTTTACTACACCATACATTTTGATGAGTTGGTTAATATCACTACTGATGGCGATCATCAGCTTATTGTTTTTACAGGAAAGGCAACGCAGGTGCATCTGCGTATCGGTTTATCTTCTGTAGATATTGCGCATGCTACGGCAGCTATCAATAAAGGCAGTTATAGTCAGTTAAAAGCTAACAGCACAGCAGCGTGGAACAATGTTTTAAGTACCATAAAGGTACAAGGCGACCCTGAGCGTGTTAAGTTGTTTTATTCATTGCTTTACCGTACGGTACAATCGCCTTATGTGGTTTCAGAAACCGATGGAAGTTATCGTGCCACCAACGGCGAACTAAAACATACAGACCGTAAAGTGTATAATGGCTGGGCTATCTGGGATAATTACCGTACGCAGTTGCCGCTGTTGTCGATTTTATACACCGACCGTTACCAGGACATTACGACATCCATTGCCAGTTTATATGCCAATGGCAAAAAAGATTATGCTACCCAGCACGAGCCTTCAAACACCGTAAGAACAGAGCATGCCATGGTCGTACTTCTTGATGCTTACCGCAAAGGCTATAAAGTTGATTTTGATAAGATAGCCGATTCGCTGATTGCCGACGCAGGCAGATTAGATTTTTCGCATCCAGATAAGGCGCTTGAGTCGAGCTATGATGTATGGGCATTATCACAAATAATGGCAGCTACAGGCAAAAAAGAATTAAGTGCGAACTATCTGCAAAAGGCAGCCGATTGGAAAAAGTACTGGGATAAAGATTTTAAAGATATTCATAAATCGGATGTTGACCGTATGCAGGCACGGGGCTTGTACCAGGGAACGATATGGCAATATCGCTGGTTTGTACCGTTTGACCTGAAAGGGTTAATGGATGCAACAGGGGGAGAGAAGGAATATCTTTCACAGCTGGATTATTTCTTTGATAACGATTTATATAACCATGCCAACGAGCCGGACATCCAGGTGCCTTTAATGTACAATATGACATCCCAGCCCTGGAAATCGCAGGCATTGATGCATAAATACGCTGCGGATACCGTTGTGCAATACTACTTTAACGATAATAGCCGGGGCATCGATCCATTTATAGATGTGATTTACCGCAATGCACCGGATACCTACATCCGCACGATGGATGATGATGCCGGGGCAATGTCGGCCTGGTATGTATTTTCAGCGTGTGGGTTTTCGCCTGCATGTGTGGGCTGGCCTGTATATTATCTAAACGTTCCCTTATTTAAAGAAGTACAGATTGCTTGTGCCAATAGTAAATATTTCACCGTTAAGGTGGAAAACTTTAGCAACACCAGGCGATATATCCAGTCGGCTACGCTTAATGGTAAGCCACTTAAGCGCAACTGGATCACGCAGCAGGATATTGTTAACGGTGGTACATTGGTGATTAAATCCGGAGATACGCCGGTCAAAAACTGGGGTGTAAAGGATCAGTGGGTTTCTGATATCAATATGAAATAG
- a CDS encoding TetR/AcrR family transcriptional regulator gives MGIKERKQRLKDETRINILDAALAIGKEEGWQALSMRKIADVIEYTAPVIYEYFANKEALLLELTKKGYCMLSKDMTVARDKHKLPEKQLEAMWLTYWHFAFAEKELYQLMFGIEVNCCVFDNEIPEAEVPATMISDAIRELMGKDASEDEICRRYYTFWSVVHGLISINLVRQGVPDEINKQVLRDAIGGIIRAIKG, from the coding sequence ATGGGAATAAAAGAACGCAAACAACGGCTTAAAGATGAAACCAGGATCAATATTCTGGATGCTGCCCTTGCAATAGGCAAAGAGGAGGGTTGGCAGGCTTTAAGCATGCGTAAAATTGCGGACGTAATTGAATATACCGCTCCCGTTATTTACGAATACTTTGCCAACAAAGAAGCACTTTTGCTTGAGCTGACTAAAAAAGGCTACTGCATGTTAAGCAAAGACATGACCGTTGCCCGCGATAAGCACAAGCTTCCTGAAAAACAGCTGGAGGCCATGTGGCTTACCTACTGGCATTTTGCCTTTGCCGAAAAAGAGCTTTACCAGCTAATGTTTGGCATTGAAGTTAACTGTTGTGTTTTTGATAACGAGATTCCGGAAGCAGAAGTGCCTGCCACAATGATCAGCGATGCCATACGCGAGCTGATGGGCAAAGATGCTTCTGAAGATGAAATTTGCAGAAGATATTATACATTCTGGTCTGTAGTACACGGCCTTATTTCTATCAACCTTGTACGTCAGGGTGTGCCTGATGAAATTAATAAACAGGTTTTACGCGATGCGATAGGCGGTATTATTCGAGCCATAAAAGGTTAG
- a CDS encoding efflux RND transporter periplasmic adaptor subunit: MKPLALVFAIAILYGCSHPPQQQQQAAPPSLPVMEVKSGNSTTYQEYPASIEGTVNVEVRPQVSGTLDKVFVDEGAYVHAGQPIFKINELPYRSALNNAVAALHAAEAAQANAQIEVEKLTPLVENKVVSDYQLKTAKASYRAATANIESAKANVATAQINLGYTLIKAPVNGFIGRLEKKQGSLVTPQDVAALTELSDVHDVHVYFSLGEKDFVTFKEQYPGETLQDKLKKVPYVSLLLADGTEYAKQGKIDIIDGQFNKTTGAITVRATFSNPQGLLRSGNTGKIRLSLDHKDALIVPESATVDMQDKVFVFTVGDSSKVKKQAISIIGKNGDNYLVKDGIKAGDQIVLTGIDKLQEGMVIHPEKQPATDKSAAVAKN, translated from the coding sequence ATGAAACCCTTAGCATTAGTTTTCGCCATAGCAATATTATATGGCTGCTCGCATCCGCCGCAACAGCAGCAACAGGCTGCGCCACCTTCCTTGCCGGTAATGGAAGTGAAATCTGGCAATTCAACTACTTACCAGGAATATCCTGCATCAATAGAAGGTACGGTAAACGTAGAAGTGCGCCCGCAGGTAAGCGGTACTTTAGATAAAGTATTTGTTGACGAAGGCGCTTACGTACACGCGGGGCAACCTATTTTTAAAATTAATGAACTGCCTTACCGTTCTGCATTAAATAATGCAGTAGCGGCGTTACATGCTGCTGAAGCGGCGCAGGCCAATGCACAGATAGAAGTTGAGAAGCTTACACCGCTGGTTGAAAACAAGGTAGTGTCTGATTACCAGTTAAAAACTGCTAAAGCCAGCTATCGTGCGGCAACTGCCAATATAGAATCGGCTAAGGCTAACGTGGCTACAGCACAGATCAATCTTGGCTATACTTTAATTAAAGCTCCGGTAAATGGTTTTATCGGCCGCTTGGAAAAAAAACAAGGTAGCCTGGTTACTCCACAAGATGTGGCAGCATTGACCGAACTATCTGATGTACATGATGTACACGTTTACTTCTCATTAGGCGAAAAAGACTTTGTAACCTTTAAAGAACAATACCCAGGCGAAACCTTGCAGGATAAATTGAAAAAAGTGCCTTACGTATCGCTACTGTTAGCTGATGGTACCGAGTATGCAAAACAAGGCAAAATTGATATCATTGATGGCCAGTTTAACAAAACAACAGGCGCAATTACAGTTAGGGCAACTTTCTCTAACCCACAAGGCTTGCTTCGCTCAGGTAACACCGGTAAAATCCGTTTAAGCCTTGATCATAAAGACGCTCTAATCGTACCAGAATCAGCCACTGTAGATATGCAGGATAAAGTGTTTGTATTTACCGTAGGCGATAGCAGTAAAGTTAAAAAACAAGCGATCAGCATCATTGGTAAAAATGGCGACAACTACCTGGTTAAAGATGGTATAAAAGCCGGCGACCAGATCGTACTAACAGGTATTGATAAATTACAGGAAGGTATGGTGATCCATCCTGAAAAGCAACCGGCAACTGATAAATCAGCTGCTGTAGCAAAAAACTAA